The sequence TCCCAGCCGAATGttttttctcgtctcgcTACCCAAACTTCGAGGGCTTTCTCGGTCTTCACTGGCGAGCAGTGTGCTGAAAGGCCAGCAGAAGAGATCGCCGGTAAGTCTCATGTCCACTTTTTATGTATAGACGAGTGACTTATTTTGTGTTGAAGACCATGATTGGTAGTTTCTGACGTGAAAGATATGCAGCTGACAATGGAACATTAGATCGATTGGAGACTGAAGTTTTGCCAGGCTTCCCAGCAGGGCTACTGCCCACAGATGTCCACGATCCCGGTGATAAAGGTAAGTGCGCCATGACTCTCCATGAATTTTATTTGAAGAAATAACGAGCTTCTTTACTGCAATGAGCTCCCGTTCGCTGAAATGTGTCTCAGGGTTCGTGGGCCTGAAAACCGAGAATGGTGTTAAAACGAAGTCTGAAGAAAGCCAGTGCCCTTCACACAGTAAGTTCATCCGGCTCTGGGTCTGGTCTTGTGTGTCAGTCATCTCTGATACAAACTTTGGGTAGCGAATCCTGAAAGTAAGCAAGGTGTGGCCCGACGTGTTTCATCGTTGCTTACTTCTCTGGCGAAGCCCGTTGATACGAGGGGTGACTCGAAGCACAGTGATGAAGCCATTTCTCACGCCCAAGCCGTGCATCCACAGTGCTCGGTGCCAAATTTAGAGCACAATATCACCAAGCCATTGAACCCTGAGGCTAAACCATGGTTTTCCCAAAAAGATATGCTCCCTGCTAAGGCTATCCTGCAACCCGACTGTGagagccaagaagaagcctcTGCTCCTGGGACTCCCCCGGTTCGAGGAGATGGCTTTTTAAGAACAACAGATGACCCAAGAAAACGCTCTGTCACCTGGTCTTcaaattttgaaaaaaatCTCCAGAAGTCTTGTGAAGAAGTCCAACGGCCGCAGCTAGCCCCTCCAGCGCCGTCTTCACCAAGCTTCGCTGAAGGTGCAATATCTAATCCGTCAAAACCATCAGGAGAAACAAAGTTCTTCTGGGACATGACATACCATGCTTTTGAGTGTGCAAAAGCGGGCTGCGAGGTGCGATGCAGTATGTGGGATAGCCAGTCAGTCATCTGCCCATTCTGTGGGCCTTATTCGTATGTCAAATATTGCGGAAAGGAGCACATGCGGGAAGATGCGCGAGCCCACTGGTTGATTTGTGGGCAACTCACGATGCAAGAACCGTGCGTGGAAAACTCAATACCTCCAGATGTCCTCATCGGACCTCCTGCGATTCCGTGTAAGCATGGCTGGGACAGACCTGAGCGTCACCGGCAGGCGTTGTGGTTCAGTACTGCACAAGATGCAGGAGACTACTTCATATTTGCCGACCAAGGCGACTGCACAGGCTCCCAGACAGAGTCGATTATCCGGGATGGAAGTTGCTCACATCACGTTGTTCAGGTCGTGCACTTTGACGACCCTGAAATGAAAGACCGTTTCCGTCGGATACTTGCAGTGTGTCTGCTGGAATCTCTTGAAGTGCAGCCGCTGGTGGAGTATCTGTTCCGCATGCTACGGGACAGACTCCAGTCGTTACAGCAGTGGTCATCGGAAATGGACATGAAGGTGAGACAACAAATGGCATTGGAGCTGGCGATTGAGCTTGAACCTCGTGATATTGGCCTCCGGCATGCCTGCGAGGCTGAATGGCGCGGTTTGCCCTTTCGTCATTGTCGGGACCCAATCTGTGTGTCAGAACGAGCATACCTACTCGGTAGCCCTTGTTGGACGCGCCGGTTCGAGTGCCTTGTCTCTGATGAAGAAGCAAACTATTGGATTCTCCGGGCAAATCGAACCACTCATCCCACTGTCAAAGGAGTCTACGCAAGGACGAGGGGAGAGGGCTTTGATCACGTCTTGGCAGAAGAACAACGGCTGTTTCGGCGCGGCGAGGCATGGGATGGATTAGGCAAGGGTTCTTGGGAGTGGGTAGGAGGAAGATGTTAAGGAGAGATTGCCATTTCATGAAGCTTTGTGttatgatgatgaatggatTTTGTTAACTTAAGGGGTGTCCAAAGGTACGGATTGAGGGCTTGATttatggaagaagaagagtaTGAAGACCAGAAACCCCTTCAATACAGCAGAGCCACAACCGCCACGACTCACACAGCCTTTATGATGATTAGGTCTGGGTGCAGTCAATATTTCTGTTGTTGAATTGAGACGCGGAGATGCTGAACACGGGCACCTACTATCCCTCAGGATCTCGACGAGTACACTTACTGTTCGAACATTATGGATGCTGTTTGGTAGTGACAGCTACAACTTTGTCAGAACATAGAAAACTGGATGACTACGTCCATTGCAACGGACCAATTTGCAAACTTCCGTAACACATGATCGCTTCAGTACGTATTTACTTCTCATGGATGTGGTTACCGTGCGACCCAGTTGCCGACATCAAGATTGAAGGCAAATAAACACCATGGAACTCTCAAGTCCTATCAGAAACTCACATGTGGTTTGGTGTGCGGATGGCAGTAACGTCGCTAGTGCTAATGAAATAACCATTATTTCTCGAAATATTTCACACAATCAGCCAGTTGATGTCAGTTGGAAAGCCCAAGTGATGAGCATCAAGCGGTGTACATTCATTCCTTGATCAGAATTTGCTCCAATTTCAGTTAGATTATATGGGGACAGGATCAGAGACAAAGGCCTTCATATTTACTCTGCAATATACTTCTTCAGCCCACGCAGTCTTTCCTTCGCAGTCTCGAGGACATCGTCATTCTTGCAGACTGCAAAACGAAGATAATTCTCGGCAATATGGGCATTAGCGTCAGTGTAAAACTCAGTGGGCGGAATCGCAGCGACGCCAACCTCGTGGATCAAGAACCAGCAGAGCTTGAAATCACGAGGGCGGTTGGCCACATGCGGTGGGAAGGGGTATTCGGCAGGCAGCTTGACGGATGACATGTTGACCAGGACGAAATATCCACCCTCTGGTTCAGAGTACTGCGAAGGCAGGTCAGCATAGAGAAATTGAGAGGCTGCGGGACCGTGTGGTTGGGAATCCATACCGGAATACCAAGCTCGTCAAAGACCTCGCAGAAGAGCTTCATTTTCTGCTGCATTTCCTGTCGACTCTGCTCCCAAAAACCAGCTTTGTCGGCCTGCTCAAAAGCCACAGCCGCGGCTTCTTGAAGAGGCGAGACACTGCTGTAGCAGATACGGGTGTGCGCGGCGGAAACGTATTTGATCAAATGTTCAGGGCCCATCAGATATCCCACACGCCAGCCTGTGGCGTAGAACGCCTTACCAGCTGAGCCCACGGTGATGGTGCGCTCCCAGAGTTCGGGGGAAAGAGTGGCGATTCGGGTGAATGGCACGTAATACAAACGATCATATACTTCATCAGAAAGAATGATCAGATTGTGCTTGACACAAAGGTCGCCGATACGCTGCAATTCATCCTTGGAAAAGACCTTTCCAACGGGGTTGTGGCTGTGTGAAACGTCAGAATTGAATTGCAACTGAATCGCAACTCGTGGGAAACTCTGTGGTAATTCAAACATACGGAGAGTTCAGAACCTAGTCATGCAAAGTCAGTTGGGCCGTAGTCGTTTGGATATCTCCAAGAGCACAGCACTTACAAtcatcttggtcttggaaTTGATGGTGTTCTCGagctcgtcaaagtcaatgGTCCACTCCGAAGCAGGAGAGGTTCTGGTAGCGCCATCCTTGGGAGGATGAAGTGGTACATATCGAATGGTACCACCTGGCATTTCAATGTTGCTAATATACCTACTCATGGCGGATTAGTACTTGGCATCTGCGAGCTTAGGCTGATGTCAGGAAAGCCCTACTGATCAAAGAATGGCTCGAAAATGATCACCTCGTCGCCGGGCTCAATGAATCCCATGAATGCACTGAGCATACCTAGGAGTATCGGTGGTCTGTCAATACTGTTTCTGAAAACGACGCTTGTCCCGTATAACGTACCCTCGTTTGCGCCGGTCGTGATGGTGACCTCAGTCTCGGGGTTCAAAGTACGGCCGAAGGAGTGCGAATAGGCATCAGcaatggccttcttcagGCGAGGGCGACCCTGGAAACAATTCAGCTTTAGGACCGGAAACAGCACGCAGGCATCCTGTCACGACCTACCTTGGTAGGAGAGTATTGATTACACTCGACACGATCCATGGCTTCCTTGGCGGCATCAATGGCAAATTGAGGCGGATTGTAGCCACTACGCAACGTATGAAATGAGCTTCACATTCCATATCGTGGCATCAGGTGCTTATTTCAAGCGACATGTTTACTAACAAGAAGCCTTGGCCCATGTTAACAATGGGTTGCACGGGcgaagcagcagcagcttcgTTCACGATGGACCTGTACATTCTGATAAGCGACCATTCTTGTCGAGACCTCTCAATGGATGCTTCCGCAACGCACCAGACATCCTGGCGCTGGCCAGCGACGCGCTTCGCAGGCCGAAAGGGATCGGGCCGCGCAGCCGTTGCGGACATTGTTCTCGCTGGTGGACTAAGAAGGCGGGGTAGAAATGAAGCGGCGGAAGTCGTGGGCAAGCTGAATATCCTCGGTTTGGATCGAACAAGTCTAGCAAGTGTAAGTGC comes from Penicillium oxalicum strain HP7-1 chromosome I, whole genome shotgun sequence and encodes:
- a CDS encoding putative aminotransferase, whose amino-acid sequence is MVAGAALTLARLVRSKPRIFSLPTTSAASFLPRLLSPPARTMSATAARPDPFRPAKRVAGQRQDVWCVAEASIERSRQEWSLIRMYRSIVNEAAAASPVQPIVNMGQGFFGYNPPQFAIDAAKEAMDRVECNQYSPTKGRPRLKKAIADAYSHSFGRTLNPETEVTITTGANEGMLSAFMGFIEPGDEVIIFEPFFDQYISNIEMPGGTIRYVPLHPPKDGATRTSPASEWTIDFDELENTINSKTKMIVLNSPHNPVGKVFSKDELQRIGDLCVKHNLIILSDEVYDRLYYVPFTRIATLSPELWERTITVGSAGKAFYATGWRVGYLMGPEHLIKYVSAAHTRICYSSVSPLQEAAAVAFEQADKAGFWEQSRQEMQQKMKLFCEVFDELGIPYSEPEGGYFVLVNMSSVKLPAEYPFPPHVANRPRDFKLCWFLIHEVGVAAIPPTEFYTDANAHIAENYLRFAVCKNDDVLETAKERLRGLKKYIAE